The Thalassotalea psychrophila genome window below encodes:
- a CDS encoding antibiotic biosynthesis monooxygenase family protein: MFANTPKPPYYAVIFTSTLNEEDPEYDKMADLMVTLANEQDGFLGIESARSEVGISVSYWRDLNAIKQWKAQTDHQVAQSKGKQQWYSHYITRISKVERDYQM, translated from the coding sequence ATGTTTGCTAACACACCGAAGCCCCCTTATTACGCGGTAATTTTTACCTCAACACTAAACGAAGAAGATCCTGAATATGACAAAATGGCTGATTTAATGGTGACTTTGGCAAACGAACAGGATGGTTTTTTAGGTATTGAGTCAGCACGTTCAGAAGTCGGGATTAGTGTTTCATATTGGCGCGACTTAAATGCTATTAAACAGTGGAAAGCGCAAACAGATCATCAAGTGGCCCAATCGAAAGGCAAACAGCAATGGTATAGCCACTATATAACTCGTATCAGTAAAGTTGAAAGAGATTACCAAATGTGA
- a CDS encoding DUF445 domain-containing protein has translation MNKSTITNLIALAIAVAGYVLSNSILFSVGIFAVSGAITNAVAIHMLFEKVPGLYGSGVIPARFEDFKAGIRDLMMKQFFTNENIDKFLSEKSGAASHFDLAPVIKKVDLEPAFNSLVTTIEESSFGSMLAMFGGTEALTPLKEPFIEKMKASIIDITQSDNFNELVRNELEQPSVVGSMKEKVEDIINKRLEELTPQLVKEIIQEMIKKHLGWLVVWGGVFGGIIGLISSYIM, from the coding sequence GTGAATAAAAGTACCATCACTAATTTAATTGCTCTTGCGATTGCAGTTGCTGGCTATGTGTTAAGTAACAGTATTCTGTTTTCCGTCGGTATTTTTGCCGTATCAGGCGCCATTACTAATGCCGTAGCTATCCATATGCTTTTTGAAAAAGTACCGGGGTTATATGGCTCCGGTGTAATTCCTGCCCGATTTGAAGATTTTAAAGCCGGTATTCGCGACTTAATGATGAAGCAATTTTTTACCAATGAAAATATTGATAAGTTTCTATCAGAGAAAAGCGGTGCGGCCAGTCATTTTGATTTAGCCCCGGTAATTAAAAAAGTCGATCTTGAACCTGCATTTAACTCATTAGTTACCACTATTGAAGAATCTTCATTTGGTAGTATGTTGGCAATGTTTGGTGGCACAGAGGCTCTTACTCCATTAAAAGAACCTTTTATCGAAAAGATGAAAGCTTCTATTATTGATATTACCCAAAGCGATAATTTTAACGAACTTGTTCGTAATGAATTAGAGCAACCAAGTGTTGTTGGTTCGATGAAAGAGAAAGTCGAAGACATCATCAACAAGCGTTTGGAAGAGCTAACACCACAATTGGTTAAAGAAATCATTCAAGAAATGATTAAAAAGCATCTTGGTTGGTTGGTCGTTTGGGGTGGTGTATTTGGTGGAATTATTGGTTTAATTTCATCATATATAATGTAA
- a CDS encoding DUF938 domain-containing protein → MPLINVENTLNYSPSCERNKDVIFEQLLPFLSSVRSVLEIGSYSGQHALHICPLVPNLTWQPSDQLDLLASLNKNIQLHNINNLKAALKLDVAIEDDWPLHTFDLIFSANTLHIMSWQHVVALFNNLPKCLNENSYLCIYGPFKYDGQYTSASNENFQQWLLDRDPVSGIRDFESINRLAESIDLKLIKDINMPANNQLLIWKKNNVC, encoded by the coding sequence GTGCCGCTAATAAACGTAGAAAACACACTAAATTACTCGCCATCATGTGAGCGCAATAAAGATGTCATTTTTGAACAGCTTTTACCTTTTTTATCATCGGTTCGCTCTGTTTTAGAAATTGGCAGTTATTCGGGTCAACATGCATTACACATTTGCCCATTAGTACCAAATTTAACTTGGCAGCCAAGTGATCAACTAGACTTACTCGCTTCTTTAAATAAAAACATTCAACTGCATAATATTAATAATTTAAAAGCCGCTTTAAAATTAGATGTTGCTATCGAAGATGATTGGCCACTACACACTTTTGATTTAATATTTAGCGCCAATACACTGCACATAATGTCTTGGCAACATGTTGTCGCACTGTTCAATAATTTACCAAAGTGCCTGAATGAAAATAGCTATTTGTGTATCTACGGTCCATTTAAATATGATGGCCAATACACCAGCGCAAGTAATGAAAATTTTCAACAATGGCTACTCGATAGAGATCCTGTTAGTGGCATAAGAGATTTCGAATCAATAAATAGGCTCGCCGAAAGCATTGATCTAAAATTAATAAAAGACATTAATATGCCAGCCAATAATCAACTTTTAATATGGAAAAAGAACAATGTTTGCTAA
- the spoT gene encoding bifunctional GTP diphosphokinase/guanosine-3',5'-bis pyrophosphate 3'-pyrophosphohydrolase has translation MYLFEPLKKQAETYLPAEQIELLKQAFVVAHDAHDGQMRSSGDPYITHPVAVARNLADMHLDHETLMAALLHDVIEDTEVTGDELAELFGSTVAELVEGVSKLDKVSFSDKQEMQAENFRKMIMAMVQDIRVILIKLADRTHNMRTLGSLRPEKRRRIAKETLEIYAPIANRLGIHGIKSELEVLGFEGLYPMRSRALKEAVSQARGNRKEIIDNIREEIQTRLAESGIQAEVIGREKHLYSIYRKMLNKELMFNEVMDIYAFRIIVDNEFDTCYRALGAVHNLFKPIETRFKDYIAIPKTNGYQSLHTSLIGPHGIPVEIQIRTWEMDQMADKGVAAHWVYKQKGEDSAGTAAQVRARKWMQSLMELQQSAGSSFEFIENVKTDLFPEEIYVFTPDGKIIELPMGATAVDFAYAVHTDVGNSCVGAKVERKPYPLRKPLLSGQTIEVITSTGARPNATWLNFVVTAKARLQIRNYLRSMEQNESLNLGNRLLNHALGQTKLEDIDSDRIQQVVVETGYETLDELMINIGLGNALSIGIARRLTGEFTSDSEEPNYGKAKMPIKGSEGMLVTYGKCCHPIPGDEITAYISSGKGLMVHQHGCRNIGGREKELGKFFPVKWDKDIDKEFIAALRVEIINHQGALSKLTSVITKNESNIRTLTTEEKDSNLYLISLEVTCRDRIHIANIIRQIKIMPDVQRVFRPRK, from the coding sequence GTGTACCTTTTTGAACCACTAAAGAAACAAGCTGAAACCTACCTACCGGCAGAGCAAATTGAATTGCTGAAGCAGGCTTTTGTCGTTGCCCATGATGCCCATGATGGCCAAATGCGCTCAAGTGGTGATCCTTATATCACTCACCCTGTTGCCGTAGCACGTAATCTTGCCGACATGCACCTTGATCATGAAACGTTAATGGCTGCTTTATTACATGATGTTATTGAAGATACCGAAGTAACCGGCGATGAATTGGCCGAGTTATTTGGCAGTACCGTTGCAGAACTAGTAGAAGGTGTGAGTAAGCTTGATAAAGTAAGCTTTAGTGACAAGCAAGAAATGCAGGCCGAGAACTTCCGTAAAATGATCATGGCCATGGTGCAAGATATACGCGTAATCTTGATCAAACTTGCTGACCGTACTCATAACATGCGCACATTAGGTTCTTTACGTCCTGAGAAACGTCGCCGTATTGCCAAAGAAACACTGGAAATATATGCTCCAATAGCAAACCGTTTAGGTATTCATGGCATAAAGAGTGAATTAGAAGTGCTCGGTTTTGAAGGCCTATACCCGATGCGTTCGCGCGCTTTAAAAGAAGCAGTAAGCCAAGCTCGTGGTAACCGCAAAGAAATCATCGATAATATTCGCGAAGAAATACAAACGCGTTTAGCTGAATCCGGCATTCAGGCTGAAGTTATTGGCCGCGAAAAACACTTGTACTCAATTTACCGTAAAATGCTTAATAAAGAATTAATGTTCAATGAAGTAATGGACATTTATGCATTTAGGATCATTGTCGACAACGAATTTGATACTTGCTATCGCGCTCTTGGTGCCGTTCACAACCTATTTAAACCAATTGAAACTCGCTTTAAAGATTACATTGCTATACCAAAAACCAATGGCTATCAGTCCTTGCATACCTCATTAATTGGCCCACACGGTATTCCTGTAGAAATCCAAATAAGAACTTGGGAAATGGACCAAATGGCTGACAAAGGTGTTGCCGCGCATTGGGTTTACAAACAAAAGGGTGAGGATTCTGCAGGCACTGCCGCACAAGTGCGAGCGCGTAAATGGATGCAGAGCTTAATGGAGCTGCAGCAAAGCGCAGGTAGCTCATTTGAATTTATTGAAAACGTTAAAACGGATCTTTTTCCTGAAGAAATCTATGTATTTACTCCTGATGGAAAAATCATCGAATTGCCAATGGGCGCAACGGCTGTAGATTTCGCTTATGCGGTTCATACAGATGTTGGCAATAGTTGTGTTGGCGCTAAAGTTGAACGCAAACCTTACCCTCTCAGAAAACCGTTATTGTCAGGACAAACCATTGAAGTTATTACTTCAACCGGTGCTCGTCCAAACGCAACATGGTTAAACTTTGTTGTTACCGCCAAAGCTCGACTGCAAATACGCAATTATTTGCGTTCAATGGAGCAAAACGAATCGCTTAATTTAGGTAATCGTTTATTAAATCATGCCTTAGGTCAAACCAAACTAGAAGACATTGACTCAGACAGAATTCAACAAGTAGTTGTTGAAACTGGTTATGAAACATTAGATGAATTAATGATTAATATTGGTTTAGGTAATGCACTTAGCATAGGTATTGCTCGCCGCTTAACCGGTGAATTCACTAGCGACTCAGAAGAACCGAACTACGGTAAAGCAAAAATGCCGATAAAAGGCTCTGAGGGTATGCTGGTTACTTATGGAAAATGTTGTCACCCAATTCCTGGGGACGAGATAACGGCTTACATAAGTTCTGGTAAAGGTTTAATGGTGCACCAACATGGTTGTCGAAACATTGGTGGCCGTGAAAAAGAGCTCGGAAAATTCTTTCCGGTAAAATGGGACAAAGATATTGATAAAGAGTTTATCGCGGCCTTAAGAGTTGAGATAATTAATCATCAAGGCGCATTATCTAAGTTAACCTCTGTCATCACAAAAAATGAATCAAATATTCGCACCTTAACAACTGAAGAAAAAGATTCAAATTTATACTTAATCAGTTTAGAAGTAACCTGTCGTGATCGCATTCATATTGCCAACATTATCCGCCAAATAAAAATTATGCCGGATGTTCAACGTGTGTTCAGACCAAGAAAATAG
- the gmk gene encoding guanylate kinase produces the protein MAIIGNLFILSAPSGAGKSSLIKGLLEQNNPRPLQVSVSHTTRAPRPGEVDGVHYHFVSVEQFKKLIADGAFYEWAEVFGNYYGTSETAIDHQLQQGIDVFLDIDWQGAQQVRLKKPQVTTIFICPPSREELEQRLRNRGQDSEEIIADRMEKAESECSHFQEFDYIVINNDFDAAVTDLNTIINNQRLKQSQQVEKHNELLTKLAGKAI, from the coding sequence GTGGCTATTATCGGCAATTTATTTATTTTATCAGCACCTAGTGGAGCTGGAAAATCAAGCTTAATCAAAGGATTACTTGAGCAAAACAACCCTCGCCCACTGCAAGTTTCAGTGTCGCATACTACTCGAGCACCTCGCCCTGGTGAAGTTGATGGTGTTCATTACCATTTCGTCAGTGTTGAACAATTCAAAAAATTAATCGCCGATGGTGCATTTTATGAATGGGCAGAAGTGTTTGGTAATTATTACGGCACCTCTGAAACAGCCATAGATCATCAGCTTCAACAAGGTATAGATGTATTTTTAGATATTGATTGGCAAGGTGCACAGCAAGTACGCCTGAAAAAGCCACAAGTAACTACTATTTTCATTTGCCCTCCAAGCAGAGAAGAACTAGAACAACGTTTACGTAATCGCGGCCAGGACAGCGAAGAAATAATTGCCGATCGTATGGAAAAAGCAGAATCTGAATGTTCTCATTTTCAAGAATTTGATTACATAGTTATTAATAATGATTTTGATGCAGCGGTTACTGATTTAAATACCATAATTAATAATCAACGCTTAAAACAATCTCAGCAAGTAGAAAAACATAACGAGTTATTAACAAAGCTAGCAGGTAAAGCTATCTAG
- a CDS encoding aminotransferase class IV encodes MTTGSHHSNDDPRNADIQININGELFHRDQAKVSVFDSGFILGDGVWEGLRLHHGKLPFINQHMQRLYEGAKALDMDIGISKVELINRIFDTCQANEMQNNVHIRLMVSRGVKSTPYQDPRVTITPATIVIIPEYKMPSKDSLDKGLNLYTVYVRRGYPDVQDQKLNSHSKLNCIFGCIQATKAGADEALMLDPHGFVATCNSTHFFIVRNGEVWTSTGDYCLSGITRSNIIKLCEENDIKVYQKNFTLSEVYGAEEAFITGTFAGVTPVKCVDGRDIGDYPQRQGKGEMVARLQELYKNMIATDFG; translated from the coding sequence ATGACAACTGGTAGCCACCACAGCAATGACGATCCTCGTAATGCTGATATACAGATAAATATTAATGGCGAATTATTTCATCGCGATCAGGCAAAAGTTTCGGTATTCGATTCCGGCTTTATTCTGGGTGATGGTGTTTGGGAAGGCCTGCGGTTGCACCATGGAAAATTACCTTTTATTAACCAACATATGCAACGCCTTTATGAAGGTGCTAAAGCGTTAGATATGGATATAGGTATTAGTAAAGTAGAACTGATCAATCGAATATTTGATACCTGCCAAGCTAATGAAATGCAAAATAACGTGCATATTAGATTAATGGTAAGTCGGGGGGTTAAATCGACCCCTTATCAAGATCCAAGAGTAACTATTACGCCAGCTACCATTGTTATTATTCCTGAATATAAAATGCCATCAAAAGACTCTCTTGATAAAGGCTTAAACCTTTATACCGTCTATGTACGAAGAGGCTACCCCGACGTTCAAGATCAAAAACTAAATAGTCATTCTAAACTCAATTGTATTTTTGGCTGTATACAAGCAACCAAGGCAGGGGCAGATGAAGCGTTAATGCTCGACCCTCATGGCTTTGTTGCTACCTGTAATTCGACTCATTTTTTCATCGTCCGTAATGGTGAAGTTTGGACATCCACAGGTGATTACTGTCTTTCAGGGATTACTCGCTCTAACATCATTAAATTATGCGAAGAGAATGATATTAAGGTTTATCAAAAAAACTTTACCCTATCTGAAGTGTACGGCGCCGAAGAAGCCTTTATTACCGGAACATTTGCTGGAGTTACGCCAGTTAAATGTGTTGATGGCAGAGATATTGGTGACTACCCACAAAGGCAAGGTAAAGGCGAAATGGTCGCTCGTTTACAAGAACTTTATAAAAACATGATCGCCACAGATTTCGGTTAA
- a CDS encoding sulfotransferase-like domain-containing protein, whose product MTLKIAMWSGPRNISTAMMRSWENRQDTQVVDEPFYAYYLAQTKVDHPMAKEVLASQSNSWQQVSEQLSQTNYQQSIFYQKHMTHHMLDDIDLTWTKKLSHCFLIRDPMCVINSYVKKMPSVNSDDIGIKRQLQLYQQITDITGQDIPIIDSKDVLINPKGILSKLCETLGIDFDENMLNWPKGTRVSDGVWAEHWYENVEASNSFAPYKKPLIKLSEQQRQLAQENDYYYQQLYQKRIISS is encoded by the coding sequence ATGACATTAAAGATTGCTATGTGGTCGGGTCCAAGAAATATCTCTACCGCAATGATGCGCTCATGGGAAAATCGTCAGGACACCCAAGTTGTTGACGAACCATTCTATGCTTATTATTTAGCACAGACTAAAGTGGATCATCCGATGGCTAAAGAAGTGTTAGCTAGCCAGTCAAATAGTTGGCAACAAGTTAGCGAGCAATTGAGCCAAACAAATTATCAACAGAGTATTTTTTATCAAAAACATATGACTCATCATATGCTCGATGATATTGATTTAACCTGGACGAAAAAGTTAAGTCATTGCTTTTTAATTCGTGATCCTATGTGTGTGATCAATTCTTATGTTAAAAAGATGCCATCGGTAAACAGTGACGATATTGGCATTAAACGTCAGTTGCAGTTATATCAACAAATAACTGATATTACTGGTCAAGATATTCCCATTATCGATAGTAAGGATGTGCTAATCAATCCGAAAGGAATTCTAAGCAAGTTATGTGAAACTCTAGGTATAGATTTTGATGAAAACATGCTTAATTGGCCAAAAGGAACACGTGTTTCTGACGGTGTTTGGGCTGAGCATTGGTATGAGAATGTCGAAGCTTCAAATTCATTTGCTCCCTACAAAAAGCCATTGATAAAACTTAGCGAACAACAAAGGCAACTAGCCCAAGAGAACGATTACTATTATCAACAGTTATACCAAAAACGAATAATATCAAGTTGA
- the rpoZ gene encoding DNA-directed RNA polymerase subunit omega, whose amino-acid sequence MARVTVEDAVEKVGNRFDLVLVASRRARQIATGGKDALVDIENDKPTVLALREIEEGLIDNDIMDNADRQSQVQQESAELAAVAAIVGDHA is encoded by the coding sequence ATGGCTCGTGTTACTGTTGAAGATGCAGTTGAAAAAGTTGGAAATCGTTTCGATTTAGTATTAGTTGCATCACGTCGTGCACGTCAAATCGCCACTGGCGGTAAAGATGCATTAGTTGATATTGAGAATGATAAACCTACCGTTCTAGCACTTCGTGAAATAGAAGAAGGCCTTATCGATAATGACATTATGGATAACGCAGATCGTCAATCACAGGTTCAACAAGAATCTGCTGAACTTGCAGCTGTCGCTGCAATTGTTGGTGATCACGCTTAA
- a CDS encoding APC family permease has product MSGESLVRTLSRREVFVLAVGAMIGWSWVIMTGVWLTSAGTLGTLLAFVVGGFAILLISLTYAELVSAMPKVGGEHVYTERAFGRTGSFICTWAIIMAYVTVPTFESAALPVAIEYLFPNLESGYLWSVFDADVYISYAIIGVIAAIAMTIINVLGIKFMAVVQTTVTAGFLFVGWMFLMGVASEFNLTYLTPLFVDDYKGFFAVLAMIPALMIGFDVIPQSAEEINLDPKVIGKVLVFSVAMAILWYCLISLGVALSMTSEELNNSTMATADAHANVWHGQWAGNLTVLGGVAGIITSWNAFILGGSRAIYALAKAGQLPTAFAKLHPKYNTPYIAIIFIGLLCCISPFFGKTILVWLINAGSFAVVIGYGMVAYAFLKLRQIEPDMPRPFRVKHGQIVGWSALVVSVCLGWIYLPWGPSSLLWPYEWVMIIGWSILGLILFLMAKRKQA; this is encoded by the coding sequence ATGTCGGGCGAAAGTTTAGTACGAACGTTATCGCGCAGAGAAGTGTTTGTTTTAGCTGTAGGCGCCATGATCGGCTGGAGTTGGGTGATCATGACTGGCGTTTGGCTAACTTCGGCAGGCACTTTAGGGACATTACTCGCTTTCGTAGTTGGCGGCTTTGCCATATTACTTATCAGTTTAACTTACGCTGAATTAGTTTCAGCTATGCCGAAAGTTGGTGGAGAACATGTTTATACAGAGCGTGCTTTTGGCCGAACAGGTTCATTTATTTGTACTTGGGCAATTATTATGGCCTATGTCACGGTACCCACGTTTGAATCTGCCGCATTACCTGTAGCTATCGAGTATTTATTCCCTAATTTAGAATCTGGTTATTTATGGTCGGTATTTGATGCAGATGTATATATTAGTTATGCCATTATTGGTGTTATCGCCGCAATAGCAATGACAATAATTAATGTTTTAGGCATTAAATTTATGGCTGTTGTACAAACAACAGTCACAGCTGGTTTTTTATTTGTTGGTTGGATGTTTTTGATGGGGGTGGCAAGTGAGTTTAATCTAACTTACTTGACCCCGTTATTCGTTGATGACTATAAAGGTTTTTTTGCTGTTTTAGCAATGATCCCGGCATTAATGATTGGCTTTGATGTGATTCCTCAGTCGGCGGAGGAAATAAACTTAGACCCGAAAGTTATCGGTAAAGTATTGGTTTTTTCTGTAGCAATGGCAATATTGTGGTACTGCTTAATCAGTTTAGGTGTCGCTTTATCAATGACTTCAGAAGAGCTAAATAATAGCACCATGGCTACAGCCGATGCTCATGCAAATGTTTGGCACGGCCAATGGGCTGGAAATTTAACGGTACTTGGTGGTGTTGCCGGAATTATTACTAGTTGGAATGCTTTCATTTTAGGGGGCAGCCGGGCAATTTACGCGTTGGCAAAAGCAGGACAACTTCCAACAGCTTTTGCAAAGCTACATCCTAAATATAACACTCCCTATATTGCTATTATCTTTATTGGGTTATTGTGTTGTATATCGCCATTTTTTGGAAAAACAATACTGGTTTGGTTAATTAATGCTGGTAGTTTTGCTGTCGTTATTGGTTATGGCATGGTGGCATATGCATTTCTTAAATTACGTCAGATTGAACCAGACATGCCAAGGCCATTTAGGGTAAAGCATGGTCAAATCGTAGGTTGGAGCGCACTTGTGGTTAGCGTTTGTCTTGGATGGATTTATTTGCCATGGGGACCCAGTTCACTACTTTGGCCTTATGAATGGGTAATGATTATAGGTTGGTCTATTCTTGGCTTAATTTTGTTTTTAATGGCGAAAAGAAAGCAAGCATAA
- a CDS encoding mechanosensitive ion channel family protein produces MDAIESAEVLENIDMEVIQKHLDTFIDLAITFTTKILVAVLVLWITTWIVKRIVRLVEIGMTARKVEVTLHKFLLSIISIALRTISIIIFASMIGIETASLIALLGAAGLAIGLALQGSLANFAGGIIILFFRPFKAGDVIEAQGFEGTIHEIQIFNTIMITYDNRKVFIPNGLLSNGCLVNDFTQRVRRVDMKFGVSYSDSIPKVKEVIKSVLDADERVLKKPAPDIWLAEHGDSSINFFVRPWVKSDDYWPAYFGIHEEMKLAFDREGISIPFPQRDVHMIPVQNKS; encoded by the coding sequence ATGGATGCAATTGAATCCGCCGAGGTTTTAGAAAACATTGATATGGAAGTAATCCAAAAACATTTGGATACCTTTATCGATTTAGCCATCACATTCACCACAAAAATATTGGTTGCGGTATTAGTTTTATGGATAACAACTTGGATTGTTAAACGTATTGTTAGACTTGTAGAGATAGGAATGACCGCTCGTAAAGTTGAAGTTACTTTACATAAGTTCTTATTAAGCATTATAAGTATCGCCCTAAGAACAATTTCAATTATTATCTTTGCCTCGATGATAGGTATTGAAACAGCATCTCTTATCGCCTTATTAGGTGCCGCTGGTTTAGCTATTGGCTTGGCCTTACAAGGCAGTTTAGCCAACTTTGCCGGAGGTATTATTATCTTATTCTTCCGTCCATTTAAAGCTGGTGATGTAATAGAAGCACAGGGTTTTGAAGGTACAATTCATGAGATCCAAATCTTTAACACCATCATGATCACCTATGATAACCGTAAAGTATTTATTCCTAACGGGTTACTATCGAATGGCTGTTTAGTAAATGATTTTACCCAAAGAGTACGCCGTGTTGATATGAAATTTGGCGTAAGTTATTCCGACTCAATACCAAAAGTAAAAGAGGTTATTAAAAGTGTACTCGACGCCGACGAACGCGTTCTTAAAAAACCAGCACCTGATATTTGGCTAGCTGAACATGGTGATAGTTCAATTAACTTTTTTGTTCGTCCTTGGGTAAAAAGTGATGATTACTGGCCAGCCTATTTTGGCATTCATGAAGAGATGAAATTAGCATTTGATCGTGAAGGCATTAGCATCCCATTCCCACAACGCGATGTACATATGATCCCGGTTCAAAACAAATCATAA
- a CDS encoding amino acid aminotransferase, whose protein sequence is MFGNLTALPADPILGLLAKYRIDQNPNKIDLGVGVYKNEAGHTAILDCVKTAEKFRLDTEDTKVYIGPTGSASFNDEMAKLAFGEHDVIAQNRVRTVSTPGGTGALRVAAEFIKACKPGATIWVSDPTWANHTGLFQAAGLTVKTYPYYDYDNKSLKFEEMLSTLANVGKEDVVLLHACCHNPSGMDLNQEQWQQVCALASENGFTPLIDMAYQGFGDGLEEDAYGVRLMAASVEEMILCSSCSKNFGLYRERIGACTIIGKDVATTDIANSVLLSVVRCIYSMPPAHGAAIVETILASDELRNQWHEELAVMRNRINGNRQLLVDNLKAQGVTRDFDFITQQKGMFSFLGVTPEQVQQLQDEYSIYMVGSSRMSIAGIANSNVEYLAQSIAKVL, encoded by the coding sequence ATGTTCGGTAATCTAACAGCTCTACCAGCCGATCCTATCTTAGGTTTATTGGCAAAATATAGAATTGATCAAAACCCAAATAAGATTGATTTAGGTGTTGGCGTCTATAAAAACGAAGCAGGTCATACTGCAATTTTAGATTGTGTAAAAACTGCTGAAAAATTTCGTTTAGATACTGAAGATACAAAGGTATATATTGGTCCTACAGGTTCAGCGTCTTTTAATGATGAGATGGCCAAGCTCGCTTTTGGTGAACATGATGTTATTGCACAAAATCGAGTTCGTACCGTATCTACACCAGGTGGAACTGGCGCACTTCGTGTTGCAGCTGAATTTATAAAAGCCTGTAAACCAGGCGCTACAATTTGGGTAAGCGACCCTACTTGGGCAAACCACACCGGTTTATTTCAAGCTGCAGGCTTAACAGTAAAAACCTACCCTTATTACGATTACGACAATAAATCATTAAAGTTTGAAGAAATGCTATCAACTCTTGCCAATGTAGGTAAAGAAGATGTGGTATTACTGCACGCATGTTGTCATAACCCAAGCGGTATGGATTTAAACCAAGAGCAATGGCAACAGGTTTGTGCCTTAGCTTCAGAAAATGGTTTTACACCTTTAATTGATATGGCTTATCAAGGTTTTGGTGACGGCTTAGAAGAAGATGCTTACGGTGTTCGTTTAATGGCTGCTAGTGTTGAAGAAATGATCTTATGTAGTTCATGTTCTAAAAACTTTGGCTTATACCGCGAGCGCATTGGTGCGTGTACAATTATCGGTAAAGACGTAGCCACCACTGATATAGCTAATTCAGTATTATTAAGTGTTGTACGTTGTATCTACTCTATGCCTCCTGCACATGGTGCAGCAATTGTTGAAACCATTTTAGCGTCTGATGAATTACGTAACCAATGGCATGAAGAATTAGCCGTTATGCGTAATCGCATCAATGGCAACCGTCAATTGCTTGTAGATAATTTAAAAGCACAGGGTGTTACTCGTGACTTTGATTTCATCACTCAGCAAAAGGGTATGTTCTCGTTCTTAGGTGTTACCCCTGAGCAAGTACAGCAATTGCAAGATGAATACAGTATTTATATGGTTGGTTCAAGCCGTATGAGCATTGCCGGCATTGCTAATAGTAATGTTGAATACTTGGCTCAATCTATTGCCAAAGTTTTATAA